The following proteins are encoded in a genomic region of Streptomyces gobiensis:
- a CDS encoding DUF3043 domain-containing protein gives MFRSRSKDEQATPAQASEDLTDQQRDPQAPKGRPTPKRSQAQAQRRSLSKPPANRKEAAKRAREARRADMAKQREALATGDERYLPLRDRGPVRRFARDFVDAKWHVAEFFLPIAVVILVMSMLPSLQAKNLSLLLWLGVIIMIVFDSFITARRLKKALRERFPGENFKGVTAYALMRTLQMRRMRLPKPQVARGEAPRR, from the coding sequence GTGTTCCGAAGCCGTTCCAAGGATGAGCAGGCCACGCCCGCCCAGGCGAGCGAGGACCTGACCGATCAGCAGCGCGACCCACAGGCCCCCAAGGGTCGCCCCACGCCCAAGCGCAGTCAGGCCCAGGCCCAGCGGCGCAGCCTGTCCAAGCCACCGGCCAACCGCAAGGAGGCCGCGAAGCGTGCCCGCGAGGCCCGTCGCGCGGACATGGCCAAGCAGCGCGAGGCCCTGGCCACCGGCGACGAGCGGTATCTGCCGCTGCGCGACCGTGGGCCGGTGCGCCGCTTCGCGCGTGACTTTGTGGACGCGAAGTGGCATGTAGCGGAGTTCTTCCTGCCGATCGCCGTGGTCATCCTGGTGATGAGCATGCTGCCGTCGCTGCAGGCGAAGAACCTCTCGCTGCTGCTGTGGCTGGGCGTCATCATCATGATCGTCTTCGACTCGTTCATCACCGCCCGCCGACTGAAGAAGGCGCTGCGTGAGCGCTTCCCCGGCGAGAACTTCAAGGGCGTCACGGCCTACGCCCTGATGCGTACCCTCCAGATGCGCCGGATGCGCCTGCCCAAGCCGCAGGTCGCCCGAGGCGAGGCGCCACGCCGCTGA
- a CDS encoding methyltransferase domain-containing protein, protein MKAAQGFGGGAVPCRGRWLSGIGTLREAVRQTLVARQLDEQISARFPVGQRLRVLDVGLGQGTQALRLARLGHEVTGLDSDPEMLKAAREALAEEPAGIRERVRLRSGDGRDTGAHFLPGSFDVVLCHGVLMYTDEPGPMLAGLGRMLAPGGLLSLLVRNADALAMRPGLVGQWDTALAAFDDPAYTNRLGVRARADRLDALTASLAGIGAPLRQWYGVRVFTDQAPDGAAVPEGADWDRLLAAEERAGKTDPYRGVAALLHLCGVRG, encoded by the coding sequence ATGAAGGCGGCACAGGGCTTCGGCGGCGGCGCTGTGCCTTGCCGCGGGCGATGGCTGAGCGGTATTGGCACGCTGCGCGAAGCTGTCCGCCAGACGCTGGTCGCCCGGCAGCTCGATGAGCAGATATCCGCCCGGTTCCCGGTAGGACAGCGGCTGCGGGTCCTGGATGTGGGCCTGGGCCAGGGCACTCAGGCGCTGCGGCTGGCACGGCTGGGCCATGAGGTGACCGGTCTGGACTCCGACCCGGAGATGCTGAAGGCCGCCCGTGAGGCACTGGCGGAGGAGCCCGCCGGCATACGTGAGCGGGTACGGCTGCGCTCCGGCGACGGCCGGGACACGGGCGCGCACTTCCTGCCGGGCAGCTTCGATGTGGTGCTCTGCCACGGCGTTCTGATGTACACCGATGAGCCGGGCCCGATGCTCGCCGGACTCGGCCGGATGCTGGCCCCCGGCGGACTGCTGTCCCTGCTCGTGCGGAACGCCGACGCGCTCGCCATGCGTCCCGGGCTGGTCGGGCAGTGGGACACCGCCCTGGCCGCCTTCGACGATCCGGCCTACACCAACCGCCTCGGGGTGCGGGCCCGCGCGGACCGCCTGGACGCGCTCACCGCCAGCCTCGCCGGGATCGGCGCACCCCTGCGCCAGTGGTACGGCGTACGGGTCTTCACCGACCAGGCACCGGACGGGGCGGCGGTCCCGGAGGGCGCTGACTGGGACCGGTTGCTCGCCGCCGAGGAGCGGGCCGGGAAGACCGACCCGTACCGCGGTGTCGCTGCGCTCCTCCATCTGTGCGGCGTACGCGGCTGA
- a CDS encoding bifunctional adenosylcobinamide kinase/adenosylcobinamide-phosphate guanylyltransferase — protein sequence MEITLLGTGAPAGLPRPSCPCATCATAIGEHARAATALLVDGTLLIDLTPGPAFAAARAGQSLHGVRQVLLSHPQNGPSLEYPAGLPTPVRVPDGQELALISGHRVRAVPLDAPGTGYEIGGPDGQRLLYLPPGAAAAGLAETAVPYDLVLLDVVGRPDALGRLRGIGAVGPTTDVVAVHLDHDVPPGAELRRQLAALGARAERDGTTLVVGDFQQVPDVPRRTLVLGGARSGKSAEAERRLAAFPDVLYVATSGTRGDDLEWAARVTAHRERRPASWRTVETCDLVPLLADPDGPPMLIDCLALWLTDAMDAVDAWDDESWTHGGSRALAKRVAELVSAVRHTTRTVVAVSNEVGSGVVPATSAGRRFRDELGRLNAAFAAECEHVLLVIAGTAWPLRG from the coding sequence GTGGAAATCACTCTGCTCGGCACCGGCGCCCCCGCCGGACTCCCCCGCCCCAGCTGCCCCTGCGCGACCTGCGCGACCGCCATCGGCGAGCACGCGCGGGCCGCGACCGCGCTGCTCGTGGACGGCACGCTGCTCATCGACCTGACCCCCGGTCCGGCCTTCGCGGCTGCCCGCGCCGGGCAGTCCCTGCACGGCGTACGGCAGGTGCTGCTGTCCCATCCGCAGAACGGCCCCAGCCTGGAGTACCCGGCCGGGCTGCCCACGCCGGTGCGGGTGCCGGACGGGCAGGAGCTGGCGCTGATCAGCGGGCACCGGGTACGGGCGGTGCCGCTGGACGCGCCCGGCACGGGGTACGAGATCGGTGGCCCCGACGGTCAGCGGCTGCTGTATCTGCCGCCGGGCGCCGCGGCGGCCGGGCTCGCCGAGACGGCCGTTCCGTACGACCTGGTGCTGCTGGATGTGGTGGGCCGCCCGGACGCCCTCGGGCGGCTGCGCGGCATCGGGGCGGTGGGCCCGACGACGGATGTGGTGGCCGTCCACCTCGACCACGATGTCCCGCCCGGCGCCGAGCTGCGGCGGCAGCTCGCGGCCCTGGGCGCCCGGGCGGAGCGGGACGGTACGACCCTGGTGGTCGGCGACTTCCAGCAGGTCCCGGATGTGCCTCGGCGCACCCTGGTGCTGGGCGGCGCCCGCTCCGGGAAGTCCGCTGAGGCGGAACGCCGGTTGGCGGCCTTCCCGGATGTCCTCTATGTCGCCACCAGCGGCACCCGGGGCGATGACCTCGAGTGGGCGGCCCGGGTCACGGCGCACCGTGAGCGGCGGCCCGCCAGCTGGCGTACGGTCGAGACCTGCGATCTGGTGCCCCTGCTGGCCGACCCGGACGGGCCGCCGATGCTCATCGACTGTCTGGCACTGTGGCTGACGGACGCGATGGACGCCGTCGACGCGTGGGACGACGAGAGCTGGACGCACGGCGGTTCCCGGGCGCTGGCCAAGAGGGTCGCCGAGCTGGTCTCCGCGGTGCGTCATACGACGCGTACGGTCGTGGCGGTGAGCAATGAGGTCGGCTCCGGTGTGGTCCCCGCCACCTCGGCGGGGCGCCGCTTCCGCGATGAACTGGGGCGGCTGAACGCGGCGTTCGCGGCCGAGTGCGAGCATGTCCTGCTGGTCATCGCTGGCACAGCCTGGCCCCTGCGGGGCTAG
- a CDS encoding sensor histidine kinase, translated as MPVVADLPDSFAARARRWLRQHPLALDALIAAVVYALILVNAAAEPYSPDGGPRFGARDVSTLTVVLAALAAAALVARRRFALPVLVLTSTLTLIDLIVVSNTREAGDRRAALVLAVVIALYTVATRTDRHTTLRVGVVTVLGVTGAGMIFGAQPWYAQENLGIFAWTGMAAGIGDAVRSRRAVMDTIRERAERAERTREEEARRRVAEERVRIARELHDVVAHHIALVNVQAGVAAHVMDSRPDQAKEALGHIREASRHALDELQTTVGLLRQSGDPAAPTEPAPGLGVLDELVEGFVRSGLTVTLDAPVAGPLPSAVDLTAYRVVQEALTNVHKHAGPGTHVRVRIVRGGGAANAALEITVHDDGPSGRASEYRADSADHLGGGHGLLGMRERAAALSGSCEAGPDGKGGFRVHVRLPLQTARPGGNHEETAL; from the coding sequence TTGCCTGTCGTGGCCGATCTCCCCGACTCCTTCGCCGCCCGCGCCCGCCGGTGGCTGCGTCAGCATCCGCTGGCGCTGGACGCGCTGATCGCCGCGGTGGTCTACGCACTGATCCTCGTCAACGCGGCCGCGGAGCCGTACAGCCCGGACGGCGGCCCGCGCTTCGGCGCGCGGGACGTGTCCACACTGACCGTGGTGCTGGCCGCGCTGGCCGCCGCCGCGCTGGTGGCGCGCAGGCGTTTCGCACTGCCGGTGCTCGTCCTCACCAGCACGCTGACGCTCATCGATCTGATCGTCGTCAGCAACACCCGCGAGGCGGGCGACCGCCGGGCCGCGCTGGTACTGGCCGTGGTGATCGCGCTCTATACGGTGGCCACCCGTACCGACCGGCACACCACCCTGCGGGTTGGCGTGGTCACCGTGCTCGGAGTCACCGGCGCGGGCATGATCTTCGGGGCGCAGCCCTGGTATGCCCAGGAGAACCTGGGCATCTTCGCCTGGACCGGGATGGCCGCGGGCATCGGCGACGCGGTGCGCAGCCGCCGCGCCGTCATGGACACCATCCGGGAGCGGGCCGAGCGCGCCGAGCGCACCCGGGAGGAGGAGGCCCGCCGCCGGGTCGCCGAGGAGCGGGTGAGGATCGCCCGGGAGCTGCACGATGTGGTCGCCCACCACATCGCGCTGGTCAATGTGCAGGCCGGGGTCGCCGCGCATGTCATGGACAGCCGCCCCGACCAGGCCAAGGAGGCGCTGGGCCATATCCGTGAGGCGAGCCGGCACGCGCTGGACGAGCTGCAGACCACCGTCGGCCTGCTCCGCCAGTCCGGCGACCCGGCCGCGCCCACCGAGCCCGCCCCCGGTCTTGGGGTGCTGGACGAGCTGGTGGAGGGGTTCGTACGGTCCGGGCTCACCGTCACCCTTGACGCACCGGTGGCGGGGCCGCTGCCGTCGGCCGTGGACCTCACCGCCTACCGGGTGGTGCAGGAAGCGCTGACCAACGTCCATAAGCACGCCGGTCCCGGCACCCATGTCCGGGTACGGATCGTGCGCGGCGGCGGCGCCGCGAACGCGGCGCTGGAGATCACCGTGCATGACGATGGCCCGTCCGGCCGGGCCTCTGAGTACCGGGCGGATTCGGCTGACCACCTGGGTGGTGGGCACGGGTTGCTGGGGATGCGGGAGCGGGCCGCCGCGCTGAGCGGGAGCTGCGAGGCCGGGCCGGATGGCAAGGGGGGCTTCCGGGTGCACGTACGACTGCCGTTGCAGACCGCACGGCCGGGCGGGAATCACGAGGAGACGGCCCTATGA
- a CDS encoding response regulator — MTVRVLIADDHAVVRQGLRMFLGLDHEITVVGETTNGREAVRLARELSPDVVLMDLLMPVMDGVSATAAIRRDLPEVEVVALTSAMDDAVMMGAVRAGAIGFLLKNVEADELRQAVKAAAAGQIQVTPAVVSRLMGQVRDPSGPERLTERETEVLTMLALGKANKEIAHDLRIGQQTVKTYVSHILNKLGVHSRTQAAMYAVQSGLVQAGELTQAHGPGPSGERWWSS, encoded by the coding sequence GTGACGGTCCGAGTTCTGATCGCGGACGACCACGCGGTAGTCCGGCAGGGCCTGCGGATGTTCCTGGGCCTCGACCATGAGATCACCGTGGTGGGAGAGACGACCAACGGACGGGAAGCCGTGCGCCTCGCGCGGGAGCTCTCCCCGGATGTGGTGTTGATGGACCTGCTCATGCCGGTGATGGACGGGGTCTCCGCCACCGCCGCGATCCGACGGGACCTGCCCGAGGTCGAGGTAGTGGCACTGACCAGCGCCATGGACGACGCCGTGATGATGGGGGCGGTCCGGGCGGGGGCGATCGGTTTCCTGCTCAAGAATGTCGAGGCCGACGAGCTGCGGCAGGCGGTGAAGGCCGCTGCGGCCGGTCAGATACAGGTCACTCCCGCCGTGGTCTCCCGGCTGATGGGTCAGGTCAGGGATCCCAGCGGGCCGGAACGGCTCACGGAGAGAGAGACCGAGGTGCTGACGATGCTCGCCCTCGGCAAGGCGAACAAGGAAATCGCCCACGACCTGCGCATCGGTCAGCAGACCGTGAAAACCTATGTGAGCCACATACTCAACAAGCTCGGGGTGCACAGCCGGACCCAGGCCGCGATGTACGCGGTGCAGTCGGGTCTGGTGCAGGCCGGTGAGCTCACGCAGGCCCATGGCCCCGGACCCTCAGGGGAACGCTGGTGGTCGTCGTGA
- a CDS encoding nicotinate-nucleotide--dimethylbenzimidazole phosphoribosyltransferase: protein MSDDRLDLDAFGDLIERPDGGIRRDAEERRTRTGLAPGALGRLDELGEWLAAARAQVPVKPIAQPRMVLFAGDHGIAELGVSARPAGSAHTLVRAALDGGSPSAVLARQAGVPLRVVDMALDCDATELPGEVTRYRVRRSSGRIDIEDALTIEEAERAFRAGMAIADEEADAGTDLVLLGDLSVGGTTAAGVLIAVLCGTDASVVTGRGGAYIDDLAWMRKCAAIRDGLRRARPVLGDQLQLLATVGGADLTAATGFLLQSAVRRTPVILDGVVSAACALVAQRVAFRAPDWWLAGQDSGEPAQAKALDRMGLEPLLDHGVTVGEGTGALLALPLVQAAAALAAELPELPEQPERPQPES from the coding sequence ATGAGTGATGACCGGCTGGACCTCGACGCATTCGGCGATCTCATCGAGCGCCCCGACGGCGGCATCCGCCGGGACGCCGAGGAACGCCGGACCCGTACTGGACTCGCTCCCGGCGCGCTGGGCCGCCTTGACGAGCTGGGCGAGTGGCTGGCCGCCGCCCGGGCCCAGGTACCGGTCAAGCCGATCGCGCAACCTCGCATGGTGCTGTTCGCCGGAGATCACGGCATCGCCGAACTCGGCGTCTCGGCCCGCCCCGCAGGCTCCGCCCACACCCTCGTACGTGCCGCGCTGGACGGCGGGAGCCCGTCCGCCGTACTCGCCCGTCAGGCCGGAGTGCCGCTCCGTGTCGTCGATATGGCGCTCGACTGCGACGCCACGGAGTTGCCCGGGGAGGTGACCCGGTACCGGGTGCGCCGCTCCAGCGGACGTATCGACATCGAGGACGCCCTCACCATCGAGGAGGCCGAGCGGGCCTTCCGGGCCGGGATGGCCATCGCTGACGAGGAAGCCGACGCCGGCACCGATCTCGTCCTCCTCGGCGACCTCTCGGTGGGCGGCACAACCGCCGCCGGTGTCCTGATCGCTGTGCTCTGCGGCACCGACGCCTCCGTGGTGACCGGGCGCGGCGGGGCGTATATCGATGACCTCGCCTGGATGCGTAAGTGTGCCGCCATCCGCGACGGGCTGCGACGGGCCCGCCCGGTCCTGGGCGACCAGCTCCAGCTGCTCGCCACCGTCGGCGGTGCCGATCTGACCGCCGCCACCGGCTTTCTGCTCCAGTCCGCGGTCCGCCGCACCCCGGTGATCCTCGACGGCGTGGTCTCCGCGGCCTGTGCCCTGGTCGCCCAGCGGGTCGCCTTCCGGGCTCCGGACTGGTGGCTGGCCGGGCAGGACAGCGGGGAGCCTGCGCAGGCCAAGGCGCTGGACCGGATGGGGCTCGAGCCGCTGCTGGACCACGGTGTCACGGTCGGCGAGGGCACCGGCGCGCTGCTGGCGCTGCCGCTGGTCCAGGCGGCGGCGGCGCTCGCCGCCGAACTGCCCGAGCTGCCCGAGCAGCCCGAACGACCCCAGCCGGAGAGCTGA
- a CDS encoding PspA/IM30 family protein, translated as MSGVMKRMGMLFRAKANKALDRAEDPRETLDYSYQKQLELLQKVRRGVADVATSRKRLELQLNQLNGQSGKLEEQGKKALALGREDLAREALSRRAALQQQVSDLETQHQTLQGEEEKLTLAAQRLQAKVDAFRTRKETIKATYTAAQAQTRIGEAFSGISEEMGDVGNAIQRAEDRTQELQARSGAIDELLASGALDDPSGTAKDDITAELDRLSGGADVELELQRMKAELAGGPSGGQQAIEGGNDGEAQGQQPQDTPKFDKQ; from the coding sequence ATGAGCGGTGTCATGAAGCGGATGGGGATGCTTTTCCGCGCGAAGGCCAACAAGGCCCTCGACCGGGCTGAGGACCCGCGCGAGACGCTGGACTACTCGTACCAGAAGCAGCTCGAACTGCTGCAGAAGGTACGTCGCGGGGTCGCCGATGTGGCGACGTCCCGCAAGCGGCTGGAGTTGCAGCTGAACCAGCTCAACGGCCAGTCGGGCAAGCTGGAGGAGCAGGGCAAGAAGGCCCTGGCGCTCGGTCGTGAGGACCTGGCACGGGAGGCGCTGTCCCGCCGTGCCGCCCTCCAGCAGCAGGTCTCCGACCTTGAGACGCAGCACCAGACGCTGCAGGGCGAGGAGGAGAAGCTGACGCTGGCGGCCCAGCGGCTGCAGGCCAAGGTGGATGCCTTCCGTACCCGGAAGGAGACCATCAAGGCCACCTACACGGCGGCTCAGGCCCAGACCCGGATCGGCGAGGCGTTCTCCGGTATCTCCGAGGAGATGGGCGACGTCGGCAATGCGATCCAGCGGGCCGAGGACCGGACACAGGAGCTGCAGGCGCGCTCCGGTGCGATCGACGAGCTCCTCGCCTCCGGCGCCCTGGACGACCCGTCGGGCACCGCGAAGGACGACATCACCGCCGAGCTCGACCGGCTTTCCGGCGGAGCCGATGTGGAGCTGGAGCTCCAGCGGATGAAGGCCGAGCTGGCGGGCGGCCCGAGCGGCGGTCAGCAGGCCATTGAAGGGGGTAACGACGGCGAGGCTCAGGGCCAGCAGCCGCAGGACACCCCTAAGTTCGACAAACAGTGA
- a CDS encoding S1C family serine protease, whose protein sequence is MTVSHTCRRGAALLCAAALLAGCTGGSPDESPSPGATSPATPSPTVVGELEKSYRKVVRNVLPSVVQITTDNELGSGVVYDDEGHIVTNAHVVGKSRAFEVTFATGGDPLNARLVATHPDQDLAVIRISDPPKKLHPAVFGDSTKVEVGQIVLAMGNPLGLSSSVTQGIVSAVGRSVSEGRGRATIGNMVQTSAAINPGNSGGALVNLSSQVIGVPTLAARDPQFGTGPAPGIGFAIPAATVRNLADQMIEHGRVVDPQKAALGVSVRTVLGEDFRPAGASVVEVVRGGPADRAGIRPGDLLVKVDSTQITDVVTLAEALAGHKPGDRVTVTYVRAGDERSARVTLGEG, encoded by the coding sequence ATGACTGTCTCTCATACGTGCCGTAGGGGCGCCGCCCTTCTGTGCGCGGCGGCGCTGCTCGCGGGGTGCACCGGCGGCTCGCCGGACGAGTCCCCCTCCCCCGGTGCCACCTCGCCCGCCACGCCCTCCCCCACCGTCGTCGGTGAGCTGGAGAAGAGCTACCGGAAGGTGGTCAGGAACGTACTTCCCTCCGTCGTTCAGATCACCACGGACAACGAGCTGGGCTCCGGCGTGGTCTATGACGACGAGGGCCATATCGTCACCAACGCTCATGTGGTCGGCAAATCCCGGGCCTTCGAGGTCACCTTCGCCACCGGCGGCGACCCGCTGAACGCCAGGCTGGTCGCCACCCATCCGGACCAGGACCTGGCCGTCATCAGGATCAGCGATCCGCCGAAGAAGCTCCACCCGGCGGTCTTCGGCGACTCCACGAAGGTCGAGGTGGGCCAGATCGTGCTCGCCATGGGCAATCCGCTGGGCCTGTCCTCCAGCGTCACCCAGGGCATCGTCTCGGCGGTCGGCCGCTCGGTCAGCGAAGGCCGGGGCCGCGCCACCATCGGCAATATGGTGCAGACCTCCGCCGCGATCAATCCGGGCAACAGCGGGGGCGCGCTGGTCAATCTCTCCAGCCAGGTCATCGGCGTGCCGACGCTGGCCGCCCGGGACCCGCAGTTCGGCACCGGCCCGGCGCCGGGCATCGGCTTCGCGATTCCGGCCGCGACGGTCCGTAACCTCGCCGACCAGATGATCGAGCACGGCCGGGTCGTCGACCCGCAGAAGGCGGCGCTCGGTGTCTCGGTACGGACCGTTCTCGGCGAGGACTTCCGGCCTGCCGGGGCCTCAGTGGTGGAGGTGGTCCGGGGCGGGCCCGCCGACCGGGCCGGAATCCGGCCCGGAGATCTGCTGGTGAAGGTCGACTCGACGCAGATCACCGATGTCGTCACGCTGGCGGAGGCGTTGGCGGGCCATAAGCCGGGTGACAGAGTCACGGTCACCTATGTGCGCGCCGGGGACGAGCGGTCGGCGAGGGTCACCCTCGGCGAGGGATGA
- a CDS encoding response regulator, which translates to MTIRVVLADDQALLRSAFRVLVDSEPDMNVVGEASDGAEALAVLRGQEADVVLMDIRMPGMDGLAATRAISADPALSHVRVVILTTFEADEYVVRSLRAGASGFLGKGAEPGELLSAIRVAAAGEALLSPAATKGLIATFLAQEGPDDPGGPRHRATELAVLTDREREVLVLVAGGLSNTEIAGQLSVSPLTVKTHINRTMSKLGARDRAQLVMTAYETGLVRPRSE; encoded by the coding sequence ATGACGATCCGGGTGGTACTCGCTGACGATCAGGCGCTGCTGCGCAGCGCGTTCCGGGTGCTGGTCGACTCCGAGCCGGACATGAACGTCGTCGGGGAGGCCTCCGACGGCGCCGAGGCGCTGGCTGTGCTGCGCGGGCAGGAGGCCGATGTGGTGCTGATGGACATCCGGATGCCCGGTATGGACGGGCTCGCCGCAACCCGGGCGATCAGTGCGGACCCGGCCTTGTCCCATGTACGGGTGGTCATCCTCACGACCTTTGAGGCGGATGAGTACGTGGTGCGGTCACTGCGCGCGGGCGCCTCCGGGTTCCTCGGCAAGGGCGCTGAGCCGGGCGAGCTGCTGTCCGCGATCCGGGTGGCAGCCGCGGGGGAAGCACTGCTGTCCCCGGCGGCCACCAAGGGGCTGATCGCCACCTTCCTCGCCCAGGAGGGCCCGGACGACCCCGGCGGACCACGCCACCGGGCCACCGAGCTGGCCGTGCTGACCGACCGTGAGCGCGAGGTCCTGGTGCTGGTCGCGGGCGGACTGTCCAACACCGAGATCGCCGGACAGCTCTCGGTCAGCCCGCTCACCGTCAAGACGCATATCAACCGCACCATGTCCAAGCTGGGTGCCCGGGACCGGGCACAGCTGGTGATGACCGCCTATGAGACCGGGCTGGTGCGGCCACGCTCAGAGTGA
- the pspAA gene encoding PspA-associated protein PspAA, with product MIVRIMGEGQVKLDDSHFTELNKLDDELLKEMETGDQEGFRRTLQALLDAVHRLGTPMPEDYLGPSELILPERDATIEQVRAMLSDEGLIPLEPNS from the coding sequence GTGATCGTACGGATCATGGGGGAAGGCCAGGTGAAGCTGGACGACAGCCACTTCACCGAGCTGAACAAGCTGGACGATGAGCTGCTCAAGGAGATGGAGACCGGGGACCAGGAGGGCTTCCGGCGCACCCTGCAGGCGCTGCTCGACGCCGTGCACCGGTTGGGCACCCCGATGCCCGAGGACTATCTGGGACCGTCCGAGCTCATCCTCCCGGAGCGGGACGCCACCATCGAGCAGGTGCGCGCGATGCTCAGTGACGAGGGCCTGATTCCGCTCGAGCCGAACAGCTGA
- a CDS encoding GAF domain-containing protein produces the protein MVVVIGIQWVEVSTQGARLLREDMSTVTVLALDPEGYVLSASGASRMGYGHGEDIVHQHISRLYPANEAASGEPAHALAAAAADGTYAHSGWRVRADGSRFWADTVATATRDADGRLAGFCVVVRDLTGHWQHLERLRAVGEINQAILAGVSSEEVLTLIVQRVREAVDAGVARVMSLDWGDVLTVRAADGIAVPAPRSLPPYPESVLDYDVIRAGRAKVFSGTDPTSPEYRSWLRDVGLAAVLSTPLTVRGRTVGVLEVANRRGGRSFSPDDLQAVGLFTESAGLAVQQARSEEDLRRLACTADVGRASLRGTLDALATSAVVRTDGRSCAVYLLEPGPTLWLAGGHDRDAASAGGPSGLFQAVPGTLVREAIAAAAPVIRTESEGGAVAGLPLLCRGEAIGALCCSYPADRRPGDADIAFLQAIAEQTASTVENDRLWAAARETAALEERQRLSRELHDSVSQALYGIALGARTARELLDRDVAQAAEPIDYVRRLADTGLAEMRAVLNRLRPESLETDGLGATLARHVDALRAQYGIAAEAVLEAEPETTLEAKHALCRIAQEALHNVAKHARARHVLLQLLIGPGSVTLVIDDDGVGFDPRASFPGHLGLRSMRERAREVGGTLQVDSHPGEGSRIRATVPTTAAGPGASGESRAIADNRGRPR, from the coding sequence GTGGTCGTCGTGATCGGCATCCAGTGGGTCGAGGTGAGTACCCAAGGCGCTCGGCTCCTCCGGGAAGACATGTCGACGGTGACGGTCCTCGCGCTGGACCCCGAGGGATATGTGCTGAGCGCGAGCGGCGCCTCCCGGATGGGGTACGGCCACGGCGAGGACATCGTCCATCAGCACATATCCCGTCTCTACCCCGCCAACGAGGCGGCCTCAGGAGAGCCGGCCCATGCGCTGGCAGCGGCCGCCGCGGACGGCACATACGCGCACAGCGGCTGGCGTGTCCGCGCGGACGGATCGAGATTCTGGGCCGACACGGTCGCCACAGCGACCCGGGACGCGGACGGCCGACTGGCCGGGTTCTGCGTGGTCGTCCGTGATCTGACCGGACACTGGCAGCACCTCGAACGGCTGCGCGCGGTCGGCGAGATCAACCAGGCCATCCTGGCGGGAGTCAGCAGCGAAGAGGTACTGACGCTGATCGTTCAACGCGTTCGGGAAGCCGTCGATGCCGGAGTGGCCCGGGTGATGTCGCTGGACTGGGGTGATGTTCTGACCGTGCGTGCCGCGGACGGTATCGCGGTGCCCGCCCCCCGGAGCCTGCCGCCCTATCCGGAATCCGTGCTGGACTACGACGTCATACGGGCCGGGCGCGCGAAGGTGTTCTCCGGCACCGATCCCACGTCGCCCGAGTACCGCTCGTGGCTGCGTGATGTCGGCCTGGCGGCGGTGCTGAGCACACCGCTGACGGTGCGCGGACGGACCGTAGGCGTCCTTGAGGTGGCGAACCGCCGGGGCGGGCGGAGCTTCAGCCCCGATGACCTCCAGGCCGTGGGGCTGTTCACGGAGTCAGCCGGCCTGGCGGTCCAGCAGGCCCGCTCCGAGGAGGACCTTCGCAGGCTGGCCTGCACCGCCGACGTGGGCCGGGCTTCCCTGCGCGGGACCCTGGACGCGCTGGCCACCAGCGCGGTGGTGCGCACCGACGGCCGCAGCTGTGCGGTCTATCTGCTGGAGCCGGGGCCGACGCTGTGGCTGGCTGGTGGCCATGACCGCGACGCGGCGTCGGCCGGGGGGCCGTCCGGTCTGTTCCAGGCGGTGCCCGGAACCCTGGTCAGGGAAGCGATCGCCGCCGCCGCGCCCGTGATCCGGACTGAGAGCGAGGGCGGCGCGGTCGCCGGTCTGCCGCTGCTGTGCCGGGGGGAGGCGATCGGGGCACTGTGCTGCTCCTATCCGGCGGACCGGCGGCCTGGCGACGCCGATATCGCGTTTCTCCAGGCGATCGCCGAACAGACCGCGTCCACGGTGGAGAACGACCGGCTGTGGGCGGCCGCGCGGGAGACGGCCGCGCTGGAAGAGCGCCAGCGGCTGTCCCGAGAGCTGCATGACTCCGTCTCTCAGGCGCTGTACGGCATCGCGCTGGGTGCCCGCACCGCCCGCGAGCTGCTCGACCGCGATGTCGCCCAGGCCGCCGAACCAATCGACTATGTGCGCAGGCTCGCCGATACCGGGCTCGCCGAGATGCGGGCGGTGCTCAACCGGCTCCGGCCTGAGTCGCTGGAAACCGACGGTCTGGGCGCCACGCTGGCCCGTCATGTGGATGCCTTGCGGGCCCAGTACGGCATCGCGGCGGAGGCGGTGCTCGAGGCCGAGCCGGAAACGACGCTGGAGGCCAAACACGCACTGTGCCGGATAGCGCAGGAGGCCCTGCACAATGTCGCCAAGCACGCGCGGGCACGGCATGTGCTCCTCCAGCTGCTCATTGGTCCCGGCAGCGTCACCCTGGTGATCGATGACGACGGGGTGGGGTTCGACCCCCGGGCTTCCTTCCCCGGCCAT